In Vibrio bathopelagicus, one DNA window encodes the following:
- a CDS encoding HDOD domain-containing protein encodes MFKRVLQALFSPFASKQGKQLNSLQSASQKTASDEVCSQGQTAVKPSIFVPPSSNQPSSLIVDKAMSLHDEEFLDYLFGESRLRTESDPFSDFVACQVERLIRSPKALLNELPVMPASVTTLMGELQSDEFDVDALLKVIEREPSMAADVIKLANSAFYKRNEKQVTDLKTAFLNMGSQGLVEGVVNSYMKNFTPGNNIYWRHFGEKIWNHSIQTASFSKELMKESPSQEDQATAYFVGLIRNLGKMIIFQMMVEAFKHVDPSVPPNSLALKRLIHSYSIRLTYTIAKFWDLPESVLTVIGYQESSRYACTPLGQAVFEANSLSELTYLLEEQAIDIEQFKSRCKERLTSPTAYKVANRIYKESELALVG; translated from the coding sequence ATGTTTAAAAGGGTATTGCAGGCACTATTTTCCCCTTTCGCTTCCAAGCAAGGTAAGCAACTAAATTCCTTACAAAGTGCCTCTCAGAAAACCGCCTCAGATGAGGTCTGCTCTCAAGGGCAAACGGCTGTTAAGCCTTCAATCTTTGTGCCGCCTTCGTCAAATCAACCGTCATCATTAATCGTCGATAAAGCGATGAGCCTTCACGATGAAGAGTTTCTTGATTATCTGTTTGGAGAGTCACGTCTACGAACAGAATCGGACCCATTTAGCGACTTTGTGGCGTGCCAAGTTGAACGCTTGATTCGTTCTCCTAAAGCGCTGCTGAATGAATTGCCCGTGATGCCTGCTTCTGTCACGACATTAATGGGTGAACTACAAAGTGATGAGTTTGATGTCGATGCCCTGCTAAAGGTGATTGAGCGAGAGCCAAGCATGGCGGCCGATGTGATTAAACTGGCTAATAGTGCGTTCTACAAACGTAATGAAAAGCAGGTGACGGATCTAAAAACCGCATTCTTAAATATGGGCTCTCAAGGTCTTGTTGAGGGGGTGGTGAATTCTTATATGAAGAACTTTACGCCGGGTAATAATATTTACTGGCGTCATTTCGGTGAGAAAATTTGGAATCACAGCATCCAGACGGCTTCTTTTTCTAAGGAGTTAATGAAAGAGTCACCATCTCAAGAAGACCAAGCTACCGCATATTTTGTTGGGTTGATCCGTAATCTAGGCAAGATGATCATTTTCCAAATGATGGTGGAAGCTTTCAAGCATGTTGACCCTTCTGTCCCGCCTAACTCATTGGCGTTGAAGCGCTTGATTCATAGTTATTCTATTCGCCTGACTTACACGATTGCAAAGTTCTGGGATCTGCCTGAATCGGTATTGACTGTGATTGGCTATCAAGAGTCGAGCAGATACGCATGCACTCCACTTGGCCAAGCGGTGTTTGAGGCTAACTCTTTGAGTGAGCTGACGTACTTATTGGAAGAACAGGCGATCGACATCGAGCAGTTTAAGAGTCGATGCAAAGAGAGGCTGACGTCACCGACAGCGTACAAGGTAGCTAATCGCATCTATAAAGAGTCTGAATTGGCGTTGGTGGGATAA
- a CDS encoding DUF1090 domain-containing protein: MTRHLKGSLLFLCALSFNSMASTQCDALAGCEKKFCEIEYQIKKAEQYDNQYKVERLTKALKAAKENCTNEGLKEDLRDKIESNEEDLAEYRADLEEAKRDDKADKIQKYQHKIEKELHKIDRLKQELAEIP, from the coding sequence ATGACTCGACACTTAAAAGGCTCATTATTGTTTCTTTGCGCACTCTCTTTTAACAGCATGGCGAGCACCCAATGCGACGCTCTCGCGGGTTGCGAGAAGAAGTTCTGTGAGATCGAATATCAAATTAAGAAAGCAGAACAATACGACAACCAGTACAAAGTAGAGCGATTAACAAAAGCGTTGAAAGCCGCGAAAGAAAACTGCACCAATGAGGGTTTGAAAGAAGACCTCCGTGACAAAATCGAATCCAATGAAGAAGATTTGGCCGAATACAGAGCCGACTTAGAAGAAGCAAAAAGAGACGATAAAGCGGATAAGATTCAAAAATACCAACATAAGATCGAAAAAGAACTGCATAAAATCGATCGCTTAAAGCAAGAGTTAGCAGAGATCCCTTAA
- a CDS encoding AraC family transcriptional regulator: MALISETSEFDADGLPAPVIGIAAELGQHDSGIHHHVKGQLLYAPQGCITLTLENALCILPPTKAVWIPPYTKHRAQMTNVVAYRSLYFDSGIYTCPENIEIVEVNELLKALINKMAFWDWDIASEQTTNTANLFWEEFYSANQHSFILPLPTDRRFKRFCEQVRSDSFLAPGLSTLADSVGASTKTITRLFKAETGMTYQDWRQQWRLFKAIELLSENRQVGDVAHQLEFSSNSAFISFFKQQTGQTPLAFTKVGT; the protein is encoded by the coding sequence ATGGCATTAATTAGTGAGACGAGTGAGTTTGATGCCGACGGCTTACCCGCACCTGTAATCGGCATTGCTGCAGAACTAGGTCAGCACGACTCAGGCATCCACCACCACGTGAAAGGTCAGCTATTGTATGCTCCACAAGGCTGCATCACCTTGACCTTGGAAAACGCCCTTTGCATTTTACCGCCGACCAAAGCCGTGTGGATCCCACCCTATACTAAGCACCGAGCACAGATGACCAATGTGGTTGCCTATCGCTCGCTCTATTTCGATAGTGGTATTTACACATGCCCAGAAAACATAGAAATTGTAGAAGTAAATGAGCTACTAAAGGCTCTGATCAACAAAATGGCTTTTTGGGATTGGGACATTGCGTCCGAGCAAACCACCAATACTGCCAACCTGTTTTGGGAAGAATTCTATAGCGCCAATCAGCACTCATTCATCTTACCACTCCCGACAGATCGCCGATTCAAACGCTTTTGTGAACAAGTTAGAAGCGATTCATTCTTAGCCCCCGGGTTATCGACATTAGCTGATTCAGTTGGGGCAAGCACTAAAACTATCACTCGATTGTTCAAGGCAGAAACAGGCATGACTTATCAAGATTGGCGGCAACAGTGGCGCTTATTTAAAGCGATTGAACTGCTCTCAGAGAACCGACAAGTCGGCGATGTAGCACACCAATTGGAGTTCTCTTCCAACAGTGCTTTTATTTCCTTTTTCAAACAGCAAACCGGACAAACGCCACTGGCCTTTACTAAGGTAGGAACGTGA
- a CDS encoding multidrug effflux MFS transporter has translation MKTKPSLWQMVLLLMFPQIAETIYSPTLDSISKSFDVSYTQAAQTLSIYFSAFALGVVVWGVLADKWGRRPTMLLGLGLFACSAVIAIQTNSFTWLMIARAMGAFGLAVGSVVTQTMLRDAFSGPELAKVFGYMGMGLSISPIIGLLLGGQLSEAGGHQYVFTALLIMVLALIAHSLWSLPETQQSKQPLQLKSLGIRMVKDGSIWISALLVASFNIALFSYYQLGSFTFLQLGFSIEQFGYSGVVLGFGTLLGSLVNKALLKRQVSSISLIGLAAGLQTVGAVGVYFSQHSIWFLLPMMLVVMAFGIAIPNVLSRALVRYQSQAGSAGALFGLMYYILIGSGLALAGMIQDLGVVLVLCGALSVLVTIRSRL, from the coding sequence ATGAAAACAAAACCTTCTTTATGGCAAATGGTGCTGTTGTTGATGTTCCCTCAAATCGCAGAAACCATCTATAGCCCGACTCTGGATTCAATATCGAAATCCTTCGATGTTAGTTATACACAAGCGGCACAAACCCTCTCTATCTATTTCTCGGCATTTGCGTTGGGTGTGGTGGTCTGGGGTGTACTCGCTGATAAATGGGGACGTCGACCAACCATGTTATTGGGGTTGGGGTTATTTGCCTGTTCGGCAGTCATTGCCATACAAACCAATAGCTTTACTTGGTTGATGATAGCAAGAGCGATGGGCGCTTTTGGGCTTGCGGTTGGCTCGGTTGTTACTCAAACCATGTTGCGAGATGCTTTTAGTGGCCCAGAGTTGGCCAAGGTGTTTGGTTACATGGGGATGGGGCTGTCGATTAGCCCAATTATCGGGCTGCTGCTTGGTGGCCAATTGAGTGAGGCTGGTGGACACCAATACGTATTTACTGCCTTACTTATTATGGTGTTGGCACTAATAGCACACAGTTTGTGGTCTTTGCCGGAAACACAGCAATCTAAGCAGCCGTTGCAGCTAAAATCGCTCGGTATTCGCATGGTCAAAGACGGCAGCATTTGGATTTCAGCACTGCTTGTCGCATCGTTCAATATTGCGCTGTTTTCGTATTACCAACTAGGTTCATTCACCTTCTTACAGCTTGGATTTAGTATCGAGCAGTTTGGTTATAGTGGTGTCGTTCTTGGGTTCGGAACCTTGCTAGGAAGCTTGGTTAACAAGGCGCTATTGAAGCGACAAGTTTCCTCTATCTCTTTGATTGGTCTAGCCGCAGGGCTTCAAACGGTTGGTGCGGTGGGTGTGTATTTTTCACAACATTCAATCTGGTTCTTGCTTCCGATGATGCTAGTGGTGATGGCGTTTGGTATTGCGATTCCTAATGTATTGAGCCGAGCATTGGTGCGTTACCAATCTCAAGCCGGAAGTGCAGGGGCATTGTTTGGTTTGATGTATTACATCTTGATCGGGTCTGGGCTCGCTCTAGCGGGAATGATTCAAGATCTAGGTGTGGTGTTGGTACTTTGTGGTGCGTTATCTGTGTTGGTGACGATACGCAGTCGACTCTAG
- a CDS encoding TetR/AcrR family transcriptional regulator, with product MLREQIAASLEVAFSQQGFAEPSVAQLKTACNVSLRTLYKHFPSKEAMIVGALEYRHQRYLNFLLEASPEASLEAVVHIFNKLQQWLEEYAPHGCMSMNAIAAFPDNELINQAVTQHKEQVRVLIGKQSLRDDLATPLFLLHEGVSSAWPILGEEAVASAQNMVTKLLKETR from the coding sequence ATGTTGAGAGAGCAGATTGCAGCAAGCCTTGAAGTGGCATTTAGCCAACAGGGCTTTGCGGAACCGAGCGTTGCACAACTGAAAACGGCGTGTAATGTCAGCTTAAGAACCTTGTATAAACACTTCCCTTCAAAAGAAGCGATGATCGTTGGTGCATTGGAATACCGACATCAGCGCTACCTTAACTTCCTGTTAGAAGCATCTCCGGAGGCTAGCTTGGAAGCTGTCGTTCATATTTTCAACAAGCTTCAACAGTGGTTAGAAGAGTATGCGCCGCATGGTTGTATGTCGATGAATGCCATTGCTGCGTTCCCAGATAACGAGCTTATTAACCAAGCGGTTACGCAACACAAAGAACAAGTTCGTGTGCTTATTGGCAAGCAGAGCCTCCGAGACGATCTCGCAACACCACTGTTTTTACTTCATGAAGGTGTTTCTAGTGCATGGCCGATATTAGGCGAAGAAGCGGTGGCATCAGCACAGAATATGGTGACAAAATTACTTAAGGAAACACGATGA
- a CDS encoding alcohol dehydrogenase family protein gives MNFEIPKTMKGAEMLGHGGAEMLGYREDIAVPEIEPNEVLIKVMAAGVNNTDINTRIGWYSKSDDSDDASWSGEALKFPRIQGADVCGFIVAVGNEVSADRIGERVLIEPCLTEVYDRELPQPWYFGSECDGGFAEYTKVAAKHAYAVDSAMSDVELASFPCSYSTAENMLTRSNATEADRVLISGASGGVGSAAIQLAKARGAYVIAITSPSKNEQLLELGADEVIARDADLVETLGESSVNVVIDLVAGDKWPEFLDVLKPHGRYAVSGAIGGAMVELDVRTLYLKDLSFFGCTVLEPQVFQNLINRIEKQQIGAIVAESYPLVDIHTAQDEFLKKKHVGKIVLKVAER, from the coding sequence ATGAATTTCGAGATCCCCAAAACAATGAAAGGCGCAGAGATGTTAGGTCACGGCGGAGCGGAAATGCTTGGTTACCGTGAAGATATCGCTGTTCCTGAAATTGAACCTAATGAAGTGCTTATCAAAGTGATGGCAGCAGGCGTCAACAACACGGACATCAACACACGAATCGGGTGGTACTCAAAAAGTGATGACTCAGACGACGCCAGTTGGTCGGGTGAAGCGTTAAAGTTCCCTCGTATCCAAGGTGCTGATGTGTGTGGTTTTATCGTGGCGGTCGGCAATGAAGTCTCTGCGGATCGTATTGGTGAGCGTGTTCTTATCGAGCCATGTTTGACAGAAGTTTACGATCGAGAACTGCCACAACCATGGTATTTCGGTTCTGAGTGCGATGGTGGCTTTGCTGAATACACTAAGGTAGCGGCAAAACACGCGTATGCAGTGGACAGTGCGATGTCGGATGTTGAGCTGGCGTCTTTCCCGTGTTCGTACTCGACTGCGGAAAACATGCTGACGCGATCTAATGCGACAGAGGCCGACCGCGTACTTATCTCTGGTGCGTCGGGTGGTGTGGGCTCGGCGGCGATTCAACTGGCAAAAGCTCGTGGCGCTTATGTTATTGCGATTACTAGCCCAAGCAAAAATGAACAGTTGCTTGAGCTCGGCGCCGATGAGGTGATTGCTCGCGATGCTGATTTAGTCGAAACGTTGGGCGAAAGCAGCGTTAACGTTGTGATTGATTTAGTGGCGGGTGACAAGTGGCCAGAGTTTCTTGACGTCCTAAAGCCGCACGGTCGTTATGCCGTGTCCGGGGCGATTGGTGGTGCGATGGTCGAGCTTGATGTTCGTACTCTGTATCTAAAAGACCTGAGCTTTTTTGGTTGCACGGTTTTAGAACCACAAGTGTTCCAAAACTTGATTAATCGTATTGAGAAGCAGCAGATCGGCGCCATTGTCGCAGAGTCTTATCCGCTTGTAGATATCCATACCGCACAAGATGAGTTTTTAAAGAAAAAGCACGTCGGTAAGATCGTATTGAAAGTTGCTGAGCGCTAG